The following proteins come from a genomic window of Candidatus Delongbacteria bacterium:
- a CDS encoding tetratricopeptide repeat protein, producing MKLLVILILTYLISAYSVTYFDANEGEKQYNKAEYEKAEKYYRKALENSKREDLNFNLANTLFKQQKVDEAMEEYGKALGSKDVNLQSDTKYNIGNSYFTQQKLEEAMNYYKEALKLDPQNREAAINYEITRKLKEQQEQQQQQQNDQNQDQDKKDQEKKDQNQDQNKQDQDKQDQQKDQQNKKNEDQKKDQDQQKKQQQQPQEKKKNMSKEEAERLLESMKDKEKETQDKIQKQMIEVKGGKVKNKW from the coding sequence ATGAAATTATTAGTAATATTGATCCTGACTTACCTGATTTCAGCTTATAGTGTCACATATTTTGATGCTAACGAAGGTGAAAAGCAGTATAACAAAGCTGAATATGAAAAAGCTGAGAAGTATTATAGAAAAGCTTTGGAAAATTCTAAACGAGAAGATCTTAATTTTAATTTAGCTAATACTCTTTTCAAACAGCAAAAAGTTGATGAAGCTATGGAAGAGTATGGAAAAGCTTTAGGTTCTAAGGATGTGAATCTTCAATCTGATACGAAATACAATATTGGTAATTCCTATTTTACCCAGCAGAAATTGGAAGAAGCGATGAATTACTATAAAGAAGCTTTAAAACTTGATCCACAAAATAGAGAGGCTGCAATAAATTATGAGATTACTAGAAAATTAAAAGAACAACAGGAACAACAACAGCAGCAACAAAATGACCAGAATCAAGATCAAGATAAAAAAGATCAGGAAAAGAAGGATCAGAATCAGGATCAAAATAAGCAAGATCAAGATAAACAAGACCAGCAGAAAGATCAGCAAAACAAAAAAAATGAAGATCAGAAAAAAGATCAAGACCAACAGAAAAAGCAACAGCAGCAACCTCAGGAAAAGAAGAAGAATATGAGTAAAGAGGAAGCTGAAAGGCTTTTGGAATCGATGAAAGACAAGGAAAAAGAAACTCAGGATAAGATTCAAAAGCAGATGATTGAGGTTAAGGGCGGTAAAGTAAAAAATAAATGGTAA
- a CDS encoding VWA domain-containing protein codes for MNMIRYENLSYLHLFWLIIPLIIYYFLTSNLFERKLKNVFSKKMIDKLGTTSSRSKRRFKHILLILAFSFLIVALINPQMGTKLVEAKREGIDIVIAVDLSMSMMSEDITPNRLMKTKYEVKRFMDRLEGDRIALVGFTSRGFIQCPLTTDYGAARMFLDLMNPGILPQDGTSLADALITSQKAFGDKDENKKLVILISDGEDHEQGIEDAVKELNDNGIVVFTIGIGSIGGAPIPVKSGFLKDDEGNVVVSKLNELSLRQIATETGGNFYRAASGDSELEEILKEIGNFEKKEFDTKVFDDFEDRFRVFIFIALALLFLESLISYARREK; via the coding sequence ATGAATATGATACGTTATGAAAATCTAAGCTATCTTCACCTGTTTTGGTTGATTATTCCATTAATAATTTACTACTTCCTTACAAGTAATCTATTTGAAAGAAAATTGAAAAATGTTTTTTCAAAAAAGATGATTGATAAACTTGGAACAACTTCCAGTAGATCAAAAAGAAGATTTAAACATATCCTTCTGATTCTTGCATTTTCTTTTTTGATTGTAGCTTTGATCAATCCTCAAATGGGAACGAAGCTTGTTGAAGCTAAAAGAGAAGGTATTGATATTGTTATAGCTGTTGACCTTTCAATGTCAATGATGAGTGAAGATATAACTCCTAATCGTCTAATGAAAACGAAATATGAAGTGAAGAGATTCATGGATAGATTGGAAGGTGATAGAATTGCTTTAGTTGGGTTTACTTCAAGAGGATTTATTCAGTGTCCGTTGACTACAGATTATGGTGCAGCCAGAATGTTTTTGGATTTGATGAATCCTGGAATATTGCCTCAGGACGGAACTTCACTTGCTGATGCTTTAATAACTTCACAAAAAGCATTTGGCGATAAGGATGAAAACAAAAAACTGGTCATTTTAATTTCTGATGGTGAAGATCATGAGCAGGGTATTGAAGATGCTGTAAAGGAATTGAACGACAATGGAATTGTAGTTTTCACTATTGGAATTGGATCAATCGGTGGAGCACCGATTCCTGTAAAGAGTGGATTTCTTAAAGATGATGAAGGCAATGTTGTTGTTTCTAAGCTTAATGAACTCTCACTTCGTCAAATAGCTACAGAAACTGGTGGAAATTTCTACAGAGCGGCTTCAGGTGATTCTGAACTTGAAGAAATTTTGAAAGAGATTGGTAATTTTGAGAAAAAAGAGTTTGATACAAAAGTTTTTGATGATTTTGAGGATAGATTTAGAGTGTTTATTTTTATTGCACTTGCTTTACTTTTTCTTGAATCACTTATCAGCTACGCAAGGAGGGAAAAATGA
- a CDS encoding VWA domain-containing protein: MMEFQHPEYLYFLFIIPIIFVYNIKRKKRAYLRVSDFRLLEGIKPTLRSRLYFLPSLLKLSAMALIILALASPISTNENSETTTEGIDIVLTLDVSTSMKAMDFKPNRFKAAIEVAKEFIAGRKNDRIGLVVFAGESYTQCPLTTDYGILQELLDKVKMEQIEDGTAIGDALSTSVNRLRDSDAKSKVVVLLTDGDNNKGEIAPETAADAAKATGVKIYTIGIGRTRAPYPFGKDMFGKDVIRDTEFKVDEEMLKAIAEKTGGQFFRAQTENKLKQIYGEIDTLEKTKINTKVYKTFTQKYRIYLIPGMILLLLSTFLDTSFFRRSL, translated from the coding sequence ATGATGGAGTTTCAACATCCGGAATATTTATACTTCCTATTTATTATTCCTATCATTTTTGTATATAATATAAAAAGGAAGAAACGTGCATATTTAAGAGTTTCTGACTTTAGACTCTTGGAAGGAATAAAACCTACTTTAAGGTCAAGACTATATTTTCTACCTAGCTTGTTAAAATTATCCGCAATGGCTTTGATAATTTTAGCACTTGCCAGTCCAATTAGTACCAACGAAAATAGTGAGACAACTACAGAGGGTATCGATATTGTTCTTACACTTGACGTTTCCACTTCCATGAAGGCAATGGACTTTAAACCAAATAGATTTAAAGCTGCAATTGAAGTAGCAAAAGAGTTTATCGCTGGTAGAAAAAATGATAGAATAGGTTTAGTGGTTTTCGCTGGTGAATCATACACTCAATGTCCTCTTACTACGGATTACGGAATTCTTCAAGAGCTTCTGGATAAAGTTAAAATGGAACAGATTGAGGATGGTACTGCCATAGGGGATGCTCTGTCTACTTCAGTCAACAGACTGAGAGATAGTGATGCAAAATCTAAAGTTGTGGTTCTTTTGACTGACGGTGATAATAATAAAGGTGAGATTGCTCCTGAGACTGCTGCAGATGCAGCAAAAGCTACGGGAGTAAAGATTTACACGATTGGAATTGGAAGAACTAGGGCTCCATATCCATTTGGTAAGGATATGTTTGGTAAAGATGTTATCAGAGATACTGAGTTTAAAGTGGATGAGGAGATGCTAAAAGCGATTGCAGAAAAGACAGGTGGTCAATTTTTCAGAGCTCAAACAGAAAATAAATTGAAGCAAATTTACGGTGAGATCGATACTCTTGAGAAAACGAAAATAAACACTAAAGTTTATAAAACTTTTACTCAGAAGTACAGAATTTATCTTATTCCTGGAATGATACTTCTATTGCTTTCAACTTTTCTTGATACATCATTTTTCAGAAGGAGCTTATAG
- a CDS encoding DUF58 domain-containing protein, whose translation MNEKDILKKVRALEIKTRGMVNEHFSGEYHSRFKGRGMNFSEVREYSYGDDIRNIDWNVTARMKSPYIKVFEEERELVLMLLVDVSGSGVFGSSENLKKEIATELAAVLAFSAIKNNDKVGLILFSDKIEKFLPPKKGKAHVFRIIRELIYFKAENTGTNIEQALEFLGRVQKKRCSAFVISDFMSENYEKGLQIVSSRHDLVGIDLSDNAEKNLDKLGFIELYDNESGKRGIFDLSSKRNRSIFKANLEKLNSEKTKLFNRNKVDRVAIDINEAYIKPLMVFFKSRSKR comes from the coding sequence ATTAATGAAAAAGATATACTAAAAAAAGTACGTGCTCTGGAAATCAAAACCAGAGGTATGGTAAACGAGCATTTCAGTGGTGAATATCATAGCCGCTTCAAAGGACGTGGTATGAACTTTTCTGAAGTAAGGGAATATTCCTATGGTGATGATATTAGAAATATCGATTGGAATGTAACAGCTCGTATGAAATCACCATACATAAAGGTTTTCGAAGAGGAAAGAGAGCTCGTTCTGATGCTTCTTGTAGATGTTTCTGGAAGTGGTGTGTTTGGTTCTTCAGAAAATCTAAAAAAAGAGATTGCTACAGAATTAGCAGCTGTACTTGCTTTCAGTGCAATAAAAAATAATGATAAAGTTGGTTTGATTCTATTTTCAGATAAGATTGAAAAATTTCTTCCGCCAAAAAAGGGTAAAGCCCATGTTTTCAGAATTATTAGAGAGCTTATATACTTTAAAGCAGAAAATACAGGAACAAATATTGAACAAGCTCTTGAGTTTTTAGGTAGAGTTCAAAAGAAAAGATGTTCAGCTTTTGTAATTTCTGACTTCATGAGCGAAAATTATGAAAAGGGATTGCAGATTGTTTCTTCCCGCCATGATTTAGTGGGTATTGATCTTTCCGATAATGCTGAAAAGAATCTTGATAAACTTGGATTCATTGAGCTTTATGATAATGAAAGTGGGAAAAGAGGAATATTTGATCTTTCATCAAAAAGAAACAGATCAATTTTCAAAGCTAATCTAGAAAAATTAAATAGTGAAAAAACTAAGCTATTCAATCGTAACAAAGTAGATAGAGTAGCAATTGATATCAACGAAGCTTACATTAAACCGCTTATGGTATTTTTCAAAAGCCGGAGTAAACGCTGA
- a CDS encoding AAA family ATPase: MNVDIRMITEQVEEKARFLDLLSTEIGKKIIGQRYMIERLLIGLFTGGHVLLEGVPGLAKTETVKALSSAINTSFKRIQFTPDLLPADLIGTMIYNQSTGKFETKKGPIFANIILADEINRSPAKVQAALLEAMQEKQVTIGENTYKIDEPFLVLATQNPIEQEGTYPLPEAQVDRFMLKIKITYPTPQEEIEVMRRVSQDESREINPVITQKEIFDVRNVVKSIYVDEKIEKYIIDIVNATRFPEKYNIADYKNYIEYGASPRASINLIKAARAHAFIKKRGFVTPEDIRAIGKDVMRHRIGITYEAEAEELTSEDIITKVFDSVEIP, encoded by the coding sequence ATGAACGTTGATATCAGAATGATTACAGAACAAGTGGAAGAGAAAGCAAGATTCTTAGATCTTCTTTCCACTGAGATTGGCAAAAAAATTATTGGGCAAAGGTATATGATAGAAAGACTATTAATTGGTCTTTTTACTGGTGGTCACGTACTTCTTGAAGGTGTTCCTGGTCTTGCTAAAACTGAAACAGTTAAGGCTTTATCTTCTGCCATAAATACAAGTTTTAAAAGGATTCAGTTTACACCAGATTTGCTTCCAGCTGATTTGATTGGTACTATGATTTACAATCAAAGCACCGGTAAATTTGAAACTAAAAAAGGTCCTATTTTTGCAAATATTATTCTAGCTGACGAGATAAACAGATCTCCAGCAAAAGTGCAGGCTGCTCTGCTAGAAGCGATGCAGGAAAAACAGGTTACAATCGGTGAAAATACTTATAAAATTGATGAACCTTTCCTTGTTTTAGCTACTCAAAATCCTATTGAACAGGAGGGTACTTATCCGCTACCTGAAGCACAGGTAGATAGGTTTATGTTAAAAATTAAAATTACTTACCCAACACCTCAAGAAGAGATTGAAGTAATGAGAAGAGTTTCACAGGATGAATCACGAGAAATAAATCCTGTAATTACTCAAAAAGAGATTTTCGATGTACGTAATGTTGTTAAGAGCATCTATGTTGACGAAAAAATAGAGAAATATATTATTGATATTGTAAATGCTACAAGATTTCCAGAAAAATATAACATAGCTGACTATAAAAATTATATCGAATATGGTGCAAGTCCAAGGGCTTCAATAAATCTTATCAAAGCTGCAAGGGCACATGCTTTTATTAAGAAAAGAGGATTTGTAACTCCTGAGGATATCAGAGCAATTGGTAAAGATGTTATGAGACACAGAATTGGTATTACTTACGAAGCTGAAGCTGAAGAATTAACAAGTGAAGATATCATTACTAAAGTGTTTGATTCCGTAGAAATCCCTTAG